A window of Candidatus Nitrospira allomarina genomic DNA:
ACTTAACGACTTCACAAGGAGACAGCCATGAACGTGAAAATTTCTCAACCACCTGCATCACAACATCACACGGAGCCCCCAGCCTCTGAGCCCGAAGCCGGCCCATCGGATACCAAGGAGATTATTTACCTCGCCTCCGGGTTACTCATCCTGGTTTTGGGGATAGGCGGCCTCTTGATGTATTCCGAGGAAACACCCCTGCCTGCGACCGCTTCTCAGGGAATAGATAAAGCGCAAATGGCGAGTGCGTTTACCTCCTCCGAACAGCAACCCGCTTCTGACGAACCCCTGGCATTGAGCCAGGCCTTGGCTGAAGAGCCAGGGACCAATACGATCATCCCTGCCACCGGGCCGGGTGAGAAGCAGCCGATGGCAGAGACGGATGTCTATTTTGCGTTTAACGAGTCGACCTTGTCCGATGAGGCAAAGGACAGACTTAAAACCCGAATGGAGAACAGGCCGGAGGGATGGAGCGGCACCCTCCGCATCGTGGGACATACCGATGCTCAGGGACCGGATGCCTATAACCGTGCCTTGGGGCTCAAGCGAGCGCAGTCTGTCAAAACCTTCTTGCTGTCACTTGGCGTGGCTGAGAATGACGTCCAAGTAGACACGTTGGGGAAAGACGGATCAATCTGTCAGGAAGAAACGCCGGAATGTTTTGAACAAAACCGTCGGGCACATGTCGCGTTACTCCCTGCTTCAACACCAGAAGGAGGAGACCTCCAACTGTCATTGGCTCCCGCAGACACGGACAGCCCGGCCGGTGAAGAACTGGGTCTGACCACTGACGAATCACCCATCGTCTCTTCGGACACTGAAGTCTCCTTCCAGGAGGAAGTTCAAGAGGAATCGGTCTCTTCCGATCCACTCCTCACTGTGGAATCCCTTCCCTAAGACTCTCACCCCGGGTTGGCTCACCCTGCTGTGGGTCGGCCCGGGCCCGCCCTGACGGACAGTCTTAACTATCACCTTTCATGACGATAAAGGAGCCGGTATGAATTTCTGGAAGCAACTTCTTCTGCCTCTTGCCTTTTGGCTCACCGGCAGTGTGGTGGATTGCCTGGGCCTTCCTCCCGTGTCCGCTCAACCATTGGAACCCGACGTCCCGGCACCCTCTCAACAGGCCGGACCGGACATATCACATGGCTTGTCGATTCGCCCCATGTCGGGAGGCTCCACTCTCCCAGCCCCCACCGTCTCCACCCATGTCACCACGACCATCAGCGGGCTGATCGTCCGCACCACCGTCTCGCAAACCTTTCACAATCCCAGCTCCGAATGGGCCGAGGGCATCTATGTCTTTCCGTTACCCGAGCAGGCGGCCGTCGATCACCTGCGCATGCGGATCGGCGAGCGGGTGATTGAAGGGATGATCCAGGAGCGGGCCGAAGCCAGGAAAACATTTGAACAGGCCAAGCGCAAGGGACAACGCGCCAGCCTGCTGGAGCAGGAACGACCCAATGTGTTTACCGCGTCCGTGGCGAATCTCGCGCCGGGTGAACCCATCATGGTGGAGATTGAATATCAGGATACGGTCCGGTATGACCAAGGCCGGTTTTCTCTCCGGTTTCCGATGGTGGTCGGGCCACGCTATATTCCCGGCACTCCCCTATCTTTAGTCGAGGCTCAACCCCAAACGACCGGCGCGGGGTGGGCGGTCAATACCGATCAGGTTCCCGATGCGTCACGGATCACGCCGCCGGTACAGCATCCCGTTGAAGGCCCCATCAATCCCCTCACCTTGCAGATCGATCTGGCACCCGGCTTTCTACTTGATCGCGTGGAGTCCCCCACTCACCCCATTCGGGTTGAAACCCATTCCAACGGACGCCTACATATTACCTTGGCCGACCCATCCACGTTTGCCGATCGCGATTTCGAATTGGCCTGGACTCCGCAAGCTTCGCATGAAGCCCAAACACAACTGTTTCTGGAGGAACACGAGGGCGAGACCTACGGTCTGGTGTTTTTCCTTCCGCCACAAATTAACGAAGCCGGGCCGGGTGACATACCGCGTGAAGTCATCTTTGTGATGGACACCTCGGGTTCCATGGCCGGCGCATCGCTCGTGCAAGCCAAAGCCGCTCTGAAACTGGCCGTGTCCCGGCTGACTCCCAGGGACCGATTCAACATCATTCAGTTCAATTCCATCACGAAACAATTATTTCCACTGGCCGTGCCGGCTGACACCCGCGCAATTCAACGCGCGCTTTCGTATGTGAACAGCCTTCAAGCTGAGGGCGGGACGGAAATGCTTCCGGCAATGGTTCAAGCATTGTCCCATCAAAAAGAAGAACAAACCTCTCTCAGGCAGGTGATCTTTATCACGGACGGGCTGATCGGCAATGAAGAGGAATTCTTTGCGACCCTTCAACGTCTCCTCGGCCAGACCCGCTTGTTTACCGTGGGCATCGGCTCCGCTCCCAACGGACATTTCATGCGGAAGGCCGCTCAACATGGACGGGGTACCTTTACCTACATCGGCACCACACAAGAGGTGCAAGAGAAAATGCATCGCCTGTTTGTCAAACTCGAACAACCCGCATTTCTCAATCTTGCGCTGGAAGGTTCCGCTGGTGCGGCATGGGATCTCCTTCCGGCTCCACTGCCGGATGTGTATGCGGGGGAACCGCTCATGGTATCGTTTCGAACCGCGACGCCGCCCTCCCAACTTATCGTTTCCGGCACTCACGGA
This region includes:
- a CDS encoding OmpA family protein, whose product is MNVKISQPPASQHHTEPPASEPEAGPSDTKEIIYLASGLLILVLGIGGLLMYSEETPLPATASQGIDKAQMASAFTSSEQQPASDEPLALSQALAEEPGTNTIIPATGPGEKQPMAETDVYFAFNESTLSDEAKDRLKTRMENRPEGWSGTLRIVGHTDAQGPDAYNRALGLKRAQSVKTFLLSLGVAENDVQVDTLGKDGSICQEETPECFEQNRRAHVALLPASTPEGGDLQLSLAPADTDSPAGEELGLTTDESPIVSSDTEVSFQEEVQEESVSSDPLLTVESLP
- a CDS encoding marine proteobacterial sortase target protein; amino-acid sequence: MNFWKQLLLPLAFWLTGSVVDCLGLPPVSAQPLEPDVPAPSQQAGPDISHGLSIRPMSGGSTLPAPTVSTHVTTTISGLIVRTTVSQTFHNPSSEWAEGIYVFPLPEQAAVDHLRMRIGERVIEGMIQERAEARKTFEQAKRKGQRASLLEQERPNVFTASVANLAPGEPIMVEIEYQDTVRYDQGRFSLRFPMVVGPRYIPGTPLSLVEAQPQTTGAGWAVNTDQVPDASRITPPVQHPVEGPINPLTLQIDLAPGFLLDRVESPTHPIRVETHSNGRLHITLADPSTFADRDFELAWTPQASHEAQTQLFLEEHEGETYGLVFFLPPQINEAGPGDIPREVIFVMDTSGSMAGASLVQAKAALKLAVSRLTPRDRFNIIQFNSITKQLFPLAVPADTRAIQRALSYVNSLQAEGGTEMLPAMVQALSHQKEEQTSLRQVIFITDGLIGNEEEFFATLQRLLGQTRLFTVGIGSAPNGHFMRKAAQHGRGTFTYIGTTQEVQEKMHRLFVKLEQPAFLNLALEGSAGAAWDLLPAPLPDVYAGEPLMVSFRTATPPSQLIVSGTHGTVPWKRELPFAAGLSRSGIAVHWARQKISQLTDHQASSAQPDQSKQQTELRQGVIDVALRHHLVSRYTSLVAVETTPARPEHRPLHSHAMKANLPHGMQYEAIFGWPQTATPSTLYLLLGIFMLWMGGLWTRQQVARM